Genomic window (Prosthecobacter fusiformis):
AAGGACATCCATCCCGGTAAAGGCGACGCCAACATCGGTTGGCAGCACGTTGCCGCTGGTGATCATCTCTACTTCACGGCCTCGAATGGTCTGCAGTATGATCTCTGGACCACGGACGGCACGATGGCCGGGACGGTCCCGGCGGCGAGCTTTTTCCCAGAGCGGAATTACATCAATCCGAGTGAGCTAAGTGTTCAGAAAGGCCGCTTGTCCTTTGTCAGTCAGCCTAACCAAGGGGATGACCAGCCGATGCAGGTCTGGCTCAGTGAGGATGGCACTCCCGGCGGCATTCAGCCTCTTTTGGCGGATATCTCGCCCTTCAGTCCCCGGGGGGCCGTGCGTCCGGTTCAGGTAAATGGGAAGGTGCTGATCCCGCACGGTGAGATCGACAGCTACCGTACCGATATTCCGGTGGATCTGATCAGTCATGATCCGAGCACGGGGACGACGGAGAATCTCTTCAGAGGCTCAGTGACTTATTTTACGTGGCTCTGGCAATCGCCCATCCATGCGATGTTCAGTTACCGCACGTCAGCCTCAGCCACTGCGGAAATCGTTCTTCAGATCACCGATGGCACGGCTGCCGGGACCCGCGTCCTGGCGGAGATCCCTGCCAATCTGGCCAGGTCCATCCTGACGACCGATGACACGGTGTGGTTCATGGGTCCAGATGCCGCGCAGGACGACCGCATCACACTCTGGAAGACCGATGGCACGGTTGAGGGCACCGTCGCGGCTCAGCTTCCTGCCGCTGCGGACGCGAACTCCTTCCCTTTCCTGAAGGCCCGTCTGGGAGATCTGGCCATCTTCACGGCGGAGGATGCCACCCATGGACGTGAACTCTGGCGTAGCGACGGCACGGAGGCGGGGACCTTCATGCTGAAGGACATCATCCCCGAAACTGACTCCACCCCGCTGACCATCCATGGCACCTATGCGGGCCTGCTTTACTTCACCGCTGCGATCTCAGCTCAAAACAAGCAGCTCTGGCGCACGGATGGCACAGAGGCAGGCACCTTCATGCTAAAGGAGGTCAGCTCCTGGCTCAGTTCAGCCGATCCCTCCGAGTTCACGGTCATGGACGGTGTGGTGTATTTCAAGGCTCCTGGGGCCGGCTTCCAGATCTGGCGGACGGATGGCACCGTGGCCGGGACCCGGCAGGCGACCAACATTGCCTCCCACTACAGCAACGAGGCTCCCAGCCAGTTCACGTTGTTCCAAGGACGCCTCTATTTCGTCGGATCAGGCTCTCATGGCCGGGACATCTGGTCCACCGACGGCACTCCGCAGGGGACCTTGCCACTGTCTCTGAATGACCAGGGCTTTAGCCAGTTCCAGGTCTCAAGCACCGCTGTGCTCAGAGCTGCGGGTGAGTTCCTCTACTGGATCGAGGGCGGCAGTCTCTACCGGACAGACGGCACCCCGGGCACGCGCACCACCCTCACTTCCACTAACTTTGACATTTCGTCTCTGCTCGTCCGCCCGCCCATGCCGGGGGCCTCCGTCTCGCCAGACCAGCACGTCGTCTTCTTCCTCAGCAACGGCAAGCTGTGTCGCTGCAGCAATGACGAAACCGCCGCCGTGGAGATCTGTCAGGCCGGTGCCGCGAGCATCCTGTTATGCGGGGACCGGATCGTCTATACGGAGGCCCCTCTGGGAGGCGGCCTCTGCAGCCTCTGGTCCAGCGATGGCACCGCCGGGAGCAGGCAGCAGCTCCTGCCTGTGCTGGTGACGAACCCTCTCCTGGCCAGCACCGCGCAGCGCCTTTACTACACCTGCACAGATGCCGGCGGACGGCTGAATCTGGAGTGCATCCGCCCGGACGGCAGCGACCGCACCGTGCTGCATCCGGCGGATCCGGGCGATGTCTTTTACCCGGAGCTCATCGAGGGCGAGCATGTGATCTTCCGGAGACAGCTATCGAAAGCTTACAGTCAGACGGTGGCGGATCAGCTCCTGGTGGAAACCAGCGGCACTCTGGAGAGCACCCGCCAGTCCGGTTTCATCAGTGCGCCCAACTGGGGCGGCATGGTTCGGGCAGGCAGCCTGGTTTTCCTGGCCGCCAATGACCCCGCCGCAGGCCAGGAACTGCACAAGCTGGCCATCGACGGCCCGCCTGCACTGATACTCGGCCAGAGTGCCGGGCAACCGTCTCTGGAGATTGGTGAGGATGACCTCATCGAGCTGCCTCCGCAGGTCCTGCATCAGCCGCGTGTGCGCACCCTGCATCTGCGCAATACCGGCCTGCAGGCGCTCACGGACATCACTTTTTCAGCCCCCAGTCTGACGGACTTTGAGATCGCTCCTGCCAGCATCGCCTCACTGGCCCCGGGCGCGGTGGCGGAGGTCCAGATCACCTTCACCCCGCAGCAGACCGGCTTGCGGGAGACGACCGTCCAGTTCAGCAGCACCCTCGGCGCCTCCTCTTTCACCCGCACCCTGCACCTGCGCGGTCGCGGATTGGCTCAAGATGCCGCCCCGGAGAACCTAACTGCGCCCAGCTCCCGCCTCGTCCTGGCCGGGCAGTCCGTGACCTTTGCGGCAGACATCCTCGCCCCGGCGGGCATCACCACGGCGGGCTGGCAGCGCACTCCCGGCACCGCTTTGGCCGAAACCGGTCCTGTCCTCACCTTGCCCGCCGTGCAGGCGGAGGATGTGGGCGTTTACACCTACCACGTCAGCACCCCGGCCGGAGAGGTGACCACTCGGCCTGCCAGTCTCGGCGTGGTCGCAGCGGCCATTCCCTTGCTCCGGGTGACCCTCGACACCGGGTTTGTACTGAGCTGCACCGCCCAGGCTCCCCCCGGCAGCACTCTGAGCTATCAGTGGACTTTTAAGAACCATCCCCTGCGCTCCGGTGGCCGCATCCAGGGCAGCCAGACCGCCCGCCTGCACATCGAAACCCTGAGCCCTGACGATATCGGTTCTTATGAGTGCCTCGTCACCCTCCACGCCCCGGATCGCAGCGTCACCCTCAGCCATGGCCGTACCGAGGTCACCCGACTGCTGCCGCCGGAGATCCTCGTGGGCGGGGACACGTATTATTACATCGGCCAGGCCATGCAATATCAGGTGCCGACCAGCCAGCCAGCGGATAGCTTTACCTTCAAAGGCCTGCCTCCCGGCCTGACCGCCAGCGCCTCCGGCCTGATCACCGGTCGCCCGACCAAGTCACTGCCCCTGGATCCGGCAACCGGGTTTCCGCGTCCTTACAAAGTCAGCGTCATCGCCCGCAATGCCGCGGGGATCGGCCAGCCCGGGATCGTGCCCATGGTCGTCATGTCGGTCGCCCTTCCCGGCACCTACCATGGCCTCATCGCGCGCAGCACCGAAGTGGCCGGTGGCAAAAACCTCGGTGGCAGGGTCACCATGACCGTCGCCGCAGCAGGCGGCTTCAGCGGCCAGCTCGTCCACGGCGGCAAAACTTATCGCTTCACCCGCCCTAGTCTGGCGACCGAGGTCACTCAACTGGGGGCTGCCGTGGAGTATGAAGTCCCCATCATCCCCGACCGCAAGCTGCCACCGCTGCGGCTCATCCTCAGCGGTTCCGGCGGCCCCGACTTGGTCGCCACCCTCATGGATGCCGAGGGCCATAGCACCTTTGGAATGCTGGAACTCCAGGTAACCCGCACCTCCACCGAGATGGTCCATGCCTCTGGCATCTACAACGTCCTCCTCAGCCCCCGCCCTGCCCAGCCAGAGGACAGCGATCCCACACCCCCCGTCGGCCCCCAGGTGCCCGGCGGGACCGGCTATCTGGTCGTCAATGTCGCTAAATCCGGCACCGCCACCTGGAAGGGTAAACTGGCCGATGGCACCGCCGTCACCGGCACTTGCCCCATCGTCTCGGCCTCCCGTCCGCAGGTTTTCCTTCACTCCCCCGTCAATAAGGAGACTGGCTCCCTGCACGGCTATCTGACCCCCGCCTCCGGCAGCATCAATCCCAGCAGGAGCTCCCTGAGCTGGATGAAGGCCCCGCACCAAAGCCGCAGCTACGCGGACGGCATCCTCCTCCACCGCCTCAATGCCGACGGCTCCGTCTGGTCCAAACCGGACCGGTATAATTTTTTCTGGGATCTCCAATACATCGGCTACAACCTGAAGATCAACCTCTCTGGCCCGGGCCTGTCGGAGGAGGGTGTCCTGCAATATGCCGGCATCAGCACCGCCTACCGCGTGACCCTGCCGCTGAAGATCTCCGGCAACATCATGCAGAAGCTGAGCATCTCCACCACCACGGGTCTCTTCAAAGGCAGCTTCCGCCTCTATGCCCTGCCTGGCCCCGACCTGCCTCCCAAGGCCGTGGACATCCCCTTTGAAGGCGCCTTTACCACCCGCGGCCCCGCGCGCGGCTTCTTCCTCCTGCCCGTGCTCGATGAGGAAGGCTGGCTCCCCAAAACCCCCCAGCTTCAGTCCGGCACGATTGAATTCATCCCCAACACGCCCTGAGGCGGGGAATGACGAACGACCAGGCTTCGAAAGCTTGTTGGCTTGACCGCCCGCTTGCAAATCTGATTTTTTCACAAAGAAACCAAGATTTGATCCTCATTCCATTATTGTAAAATTATGTCAGGGATGTCTGACAATGACTGCGAAAGCACCTTGTGAAGAAACTGCTGTCAACCACCCTTTTTGAGCATTTTTATCTACCTTTTTCGGTTGCAAAAGTTACCGTGAAATATGCATCACAGGATCAATTTCCCAAAGGCTCACATGACGTGCAATATGCATTAAAATGCAGTTTAAGCATTGTCACATTCCTGTCACTGTAACACTGAGAGTAGAAAAATATTTCGCGGAAGTTAATATGTCTTCGAATAATGTATCGTAATACGTTCATTTTCAATACATTATGAGGTTTCTATTTCCGAGGTTTGACGCAAGTCTAACCAATGCAGGTGGAAGGGTGCCTGGTAACAGCTTGCAGTTCCTCTCTGAAGATCTGCATGTTCCACAGCTCTGAGTCTCTTTTCCCAGTCGTAAACTAGCCTCATGAATGGCTGCAAAAATGGGTGCAAAAAGAGTTGCGATCAGTTCTTCAGAGTGATTGTGAATAACTTGTGAATTGATGTGGCTAACCCATCCAGTTTTTGAGAAAAAGAAGCTGGCTTGAATTGAGGTAATCTTCCGAAATTGTTGAAACTGAACCATGAAACGCTGGCGCATCGCAGGAATTAATTTTGAACATTTTCACATGGGTGACCTGCTGCGTCAGGTTTTTGAGCATCCCTTGGCTGACATCGTGGGGATCTGTGATGAGCAGCCCCAGCGGATGGTCGAGGCGGCACGGCAGTTCGGATTGCATGACGGTCAGGTCTTCACAGACTTTCGCTCATGTCTGGAATTCACTCGCCCGGACATCGTCATCATGTGCCCCGCCGCTAGCAAGCATGGAGAATGGGTGCACAAAGTGGCCCCTTTCGGCACGCACATCATGATAGAAAAGCCTTTCGCTGCCTCATTGGCCGAGGCGGATGCCATGGTCACTGCCATGAAACCCCATGGCAAAGTCCTGGCGGTGAACTGGCCACTGGTTTGGGATGCAGGGCAGCAGACCGCTCATCGCTTAGTGCAGGAGGGGCTGATTGGCCAGATTGTTGAGTTTCATCACCATGGCGGAAACCGTGGCCCTCTTTTTCATGGAGCGGACAAAGCTGACCACATTCCTACCGCCGCCGAAAAGGCTGAAAGCTGGTTTTACAGTCAGGCGCAGGGCGGGGGATCGCTGCTGGATTATATGGGCTATGGCACCACCCTCGGCTCCTGGCACATGAGTGGTCAGGTACCCCTGGAGGTGACTTGCACCTGGGACCACCCCAGTGGCTTGGAGGTGGATGAGCACAGCGTCACGGTCATCCGCTATGCGACTGGACTTAGCAAAACCGAAACCCGCTGGGGCACCTTTACAGATCCCTGGACCCACCAGCCCCAGCCCAAATGCGGATTCGTCCTGCGCGGCACAGACGGCACCCTTTCCTGCTACGACTATGAAAAAACCCTGTGGGTGCAGACGCGGACCCGCCCTGAAGGCTACGCAGTGCCTGTGGATGTGATCGCCTCTCCGAATCGCAATCCTGTGGAGCATTTAATCCATTCGCTGGAAACGGGCACTCCACTGATCGGCCCGCTCACACTGCAAATCAGCCGCTTGGGACAGCAAATCGTGGATACAGCCTTCCAGAGCGCTCAACAAAAGCGGACCTTGTCTCTGCTCGGTTGATTCCTCTCACGGATTCTGCCATTGCTAAGCCCAATGATCCATCCCACAGCCCTGATCCACCCTTCTGCCCAGATTGATTCCACTGCGGAAATTGGTCCCTATGTGATTGTGGACGGACCGGCTGAAATTGGCCCAGGCTGCCGCTTGGAAGCTCATTCCCAGATCGTCGGCCAGGTTAAAATGGGGGCAGGGACCGTGATCGGACGTGCCGCCATCATCGGCGGAGATCCCCAGGATCTGGGATTCAAGACTGAAACAGAGAGCGGCGTCATCCTGGGGGAGGCGAATGTCATCCGGGAACACGTCACCATCCACCGTGGCAGCAAGCCCGGCAGCTTCACCCGCATAGGCGATGGCAATTTCATCATGGCCAGCGCCCATCTGGCGCATGACGTTGTTCTGGGGAATAAAAACATCCTGGCCAATGCCTGCTTGCTGGCCGGTCATATCACCGTGGGCAGCCATACCTTCATTGGTGGCGGTGCCGTTTTCCACCAGTTCATCCGCATCGGGGATTACTGTGTGATTCAGGGGAATGGAGGTTTTGGCAAGGACATCCCCCACTTCTGTGCCGCTCATCGCATCAATCGCCTCATGGGGCTCAATGTCATCGGTCTCAGGCGTCAGGGCTTCAGCTCAGAACAGCGCGCCAGCATCAAACAAATGTTCCACCTGCTCTTTAGTTCTGGAAGAAACCTCTCCCAGGCAGTCGCCGCAGCGCGTGAAAAGGAGTGGTCTGAGCCTGCACAGCGCCTCCTGGATTTTGTCGCCACCCCCTCCAAAAGAGGCATTTGTGCGCTCCAAGGTGGCAGGGAAGGGGAGGATTGAGAATAAGCAGGAATTTTTCCACCTGCTTTTTCTTGTCACCTTTGAGGCGGTGGCCTATTGAATGGCCTGCTTGGATCAGTTCCCGGTTTAGTTTCCCTGTTCCTGGCTTTTTTCTCAATCTCTACGGCATCATGACATTCTCCCGACTGTGCGTCGTTCTCGGCTTTGCAGCTCTGATGGTCGCTCCTGGCGTTCGCGGCCAGGCTCTGCTCGACTCTCTGACCAGCAACCTCAACATTGAGGGGCTGGAAACCACCTATGACCCTGAAACAGGCCTGGCCACTGCCAACGGTGACGTGCGCATTAGCTACACCGATGTCGAGATTCGCTGCGGCACGGCCAGTTACAATGCCACCACTGGGGAAGTCATCGCCAGAGACAATGTCGTCATCTGGAAGGCTGGCACCACCTACCGCGGTGACAACATCATCTACAATGCCAATTCCGGCGAACTCAGCGGTGATGCCGTCCGTAGCGCCATGCCCATGGACATGGGGAACTTCTTTTACGAAACCACCAAGTTTGAGACCGAGACTAAACTGATTCAGAAAGTGGAGGGGGAGGACACTTACTTCACCACGCATGACGTGCAGAATCCAAACTTCCGCCTGCGTGCCCGTAAGCTGACCATTTATCCCGGGAATCGCATCGTCATGCGCAATGTCACCGTCCTGGCTGGCAATACCCCTGTCTTTTACTTTCCCTACATTTCACAGCCCTTGGAGGATGAGGTGGGCTACCGTTTCACCCCTGGTTTCCAGAGCCGCTGGGGCGCTTTCCTCCTGGCCCAGTATGGCGTCATCCATGGCGACCACACCCTGGCCAAATATCGCCTGGACCTGCGCTCAGCACGCGGTGTCGGTGTCGGGGCTGATTTCCTGTCTCTTCGCCACAAAGAGAACCGCAACAATTTCGGTAACCTGAAGCTCTACTATCTGAAAGACTCGGATCCGGATAAAAACCGCACCGGCGTGGCCCGTGGCCCGGTGGGTGAGGACCGTTACCGCATTAATTTCCAGCATCGCATCTATCTGCCTGGACCTGAAAAGAGCACCTGGTACCTGGATTTTGACATCAATAAGGTCTCCGATGCCCACTTCTACGAAGACTTTTACTTCAATGACTTCCGTGAGACACCTGAGCCAGAAAACCAGATCTCCCTCGTCCACAATAACCCCGCCTACCTCGCCACTTTGATGGCCCGGTTTCAGGCCAATGACTTTTATACCGTTGGTACCAAGCTTCCAGAGCTCGCCATCGACTGGACCCGCCGCCAGCTTTGGCACACCGGCATTTATCATCAGGGCACATTCAGCGCAGGCATCCTCAAGGATGAACTTGGTGATGAACAGGAGCGCGACTTTGCCGGCCTTATCACAGAAGGCAGGGGCGGTGTCCTCAGTGCGGATTCTACCCGTCGTTATCAGGATATCCTCGGCCTTGGCACTGGCTCAGTTTTGGGTGCAGGAGATATTGCCCGCGGGGTGGATCTCTTCTCGGCACAGCTTGAAGGTGCAGGTTTCGCCCGAGTCCACACTTACCAGGAACTCCTCTACCCCAAGACTTTGTTTGGGTGGCTGAATGTCGTCCCTCGCGTGGGTGGTGGTGTGACCCACTATTCGGATATCGACGGAGCATCACCTGAGCTTTCCTCGGAGACGAAGACCCTTTTCCATGCAGGTCTGGATGTCTCCTTTAAAGTGACAAAAACCTGGAGCGACTACTACAAGCCTGAGTGGGGCCTGGACGGCCTGCGTCACGTCCTTCAGCCATACCTGAATTACTCCTACTTGGATGCTTCCCAGGCGACCGGTTTCCGTGGTGTGGACCGTCTTTCCCCCACCACCCGTCCCCGCTCCATTGACGTCCCTCTTTATACCGCTGTGGATGATCTCCAGTCCTGGAACATCGCTCGTATCGGGATGCGCAACCTCCTGCAGACGAAGCGTGATTATACCAGCACCAAGAACGGCACCTTTTACTCCGCTACGAGCGAAGGGCCGCAGACTTATACCTGGGCTGGTCTGAATACGTATGTGGATGTCTTCCTCAAAGACCCTGAATTCGACCGTAATTTCTCCAACCTTTACAACGAACTGTTCTTCCGTCCGGTTCCTTGGGTGAATTTCTGGATGGACTGGCAGATGCCGCTCGAAAGTGGTGAAGGCAGCTTCACAGAACTCAACCAGGGCGTGACATTCATGCCAGGGCGTAATATGCAGCTGACTCTGGGTCACCAGTATGTGAGTGACAGCCCTTACTTTGCGGATTCCAGCCTGGTCTTCTCCCGCATCTACGCCCGCTTGACGGACAATTGGGGCTTCTCCATGAACCACATTTTCGAAATGGATGACGGCACGATGGAATTTCAAAGCTACAGCGTCTCGCGGGATCTCTCCAGTTGGGTGGCTTCAGTCGGTGCCATGGTCCGGGACAACCGCAATGGCCTCTCAGATTACGGTATTCTCTTCTCCCTGACTCTGAAGGACTTCCCTCAGCTCAGCATGCCGCTGGATATCGACCCCAACCCATCTGGCCGTGGAGGCAATCAGTAGGGCAGTTTTGCTCTTGAGAGTGAATGGCGTTGAGCGCAGTGTTGTGCTCTCATAATGGACCCGGTGATTCACAGCAGCAGCCACTGCTGGTAATCATCGGATTTCCTCGCCGTTTTCTCCTATATTTCATGAAGCTCACCATCATCGGTTCTGGATACGTCGGTCTCACCACAGGGGCTTGTTTTGCCGAGGTTGGGCATCAAGTGCTTTGTGTGGATAACGACGAGGCCAAGGTGAAATCCCTACAGGCCGGAGAAATCCCCATTTTCGAGCCGGGCCTGGAATCTCTCGTGAGAAAAAATGTGGCCGCACGCCGACTTCAATTCACCACTTCGACCGAGGAAGGCGTGGACCATGGGGAGGTGCTCTTTATCGCCGTCCCCACACCTCCTCAGGCCGATGGCAGCGTGGATCTCAGTTTCATCGAGAAGGTGGCCCGCGAAATCGCCCAGTACCTTTCCAGTTACCGCGTCATTGTGGACAAGAGCACCGTCCCCGTGAAAACCGGTGAACGCGTGGCCTCCACCATCCGCCGCCATGCCAAGCCAGGGGCAGAGTTTGATGTGGTCAGCAATCCTGAGTTTCTGCGCGAAGGCTGTGCCGTGGCCGATCTCATGCGGCCTGACCGCATCGTCATCGGCGGAAACAGCGACAGGGCGCTCGCCTTGATGCAGAAAATTTACGAGCCCTTTGTCGCTCCCGTCCTCGTCACTGATATCAACAGCGCCGAACTCATCAAACACGCAGCCAACAGCTTTCTGGCGCTGAAGATCAGCTACATCAATGCCCTGGCGGAAATTTGCGAAGTCAGCGGTGCGGATGTCCTCAAAGTCGCCGAAGGCATCGGCGCGGATAAACGCATCGGTCGCGGTTTCCTCAATGCCGGCCTGGGCTATGGCGGCTCTTGTTTCCCCAAGGATGTTTCCGCCTTCATAGCCATCGCTGAGCAGTTAGGCCTTCCCTTTGACCTGCTCAAAGAAGTCCAGAAAATCAACATCCGGCAGGTGGACCGCTTCCTGGATGCCATTCGTGAGGCGCTTTGGGTGCTGAAGGATAAAAAAATCGCCGTCTGGGGACTCAGCTTCAAGCCGAATACCGACGATGTCCGCTCTTCTGTCGCCGTGAATCTGGTGGAGCGTTTGGTGGCGGAAGGCGCTTTGGTCAGTGCTTACGATCCCCAGGCGATGCCAAAAGCGGCTGAGTTACCCATGGCTTCTAAAATTCGTTTCGCCAGCAGCGCACTGGATGCTGCCGCAGATGCGGAGGTCCTCATCATCGCCACCGAATGGCCGGAATTTGCCTCGGCGGACCTCGCCTCACTGCGCAGTACCATGCGCACCCCTTTGATCTTTGACGGTCGTAATCTGCTTGATCCTGTCGCCGTTCGCGATTTTGGCTTCCAATACCGTGGCATTGGCCGCGGCATCGTGGCTGAGCGTGGATAGACCGCCTGCCTGTCTGTTGTTAAGTCTGAGCCTTCCATTCTGAATCCGCTGAAAACCATCCATTCATCCTCCCCTGCCACCAGCGTCCGCAACCACGCCCTGGACGTCTTGACCGACTGGCAAAAATCCGGCCGCTTTGCCACAGACCTGCTGGACGAGCGCGTCCGCCGTGCCGTGCTTTCACCTCCCAATGCTGCTTTCCTTCACGATATCGTCTTTACGACGCTGCGGAATCTCAGCCTGCTGGACTTCTGGGCGGATCAAATGACTGATGGAAAGCATCTGGACCATCGCACCCGCTGGCTGCTGCGCATCGGCCTCTGCCAGCTCCTGCTTTTGGGCGTGCCATCCCATGCCGCCGTCAATGAAACTGTCGCTGCTGCCGGTCGTTCCGGGGCTCTCGTCAATGCCGTCCTGCGCCGTGCTGGGCGTGAGGAAGCCAGGCTGCATGCTCTCGTCGAGGCTCAGCCGCTGACCGTTCGTTATTCGCACCCAGAATTCATGGTCCGCCGCTGGATCAAGATCATGGGCAAGACCAAGGCCGAAAGCCTCTGCCAGTGGAATCAGGAACCCCCACCCGTGTTTGTGCGCCTGAATGCCCTTCACGAAGAAGCCTTCCTCCGACTGTCCAAAATGCCCGAGCTCACCGATATCGGTGAAGGCTTTTACCAATGCGAAAGTGCCCCACGCGAAGCCCTGAAGCATGGCCTTTGTTATGCCCAGGACCCCAGCACTGCCCATGCCCCGCGCATGCTGGCACCGAAACCGGGTGAAACCGTGCTCGATGCTTGCGCTGCCCCGGGTGGCAAAACCGCACTCCTGGCCGAGATCATGTGCAATGAAGGCCGCATCTTTGCCTGCGATTCATCTCCCGCCCGGCTCACCCGCCTGCGTGAAAATCTCACCCGTCTGAAGGTCCGTATCGCCCACGTCCACACCTTCGATTTATTAGGGGATGCGCCCCCACCGTTTGGCGATCTGCTCTTTGACCGCATCCTTCTGGATGTTCCGTGTTCGAATACAGGCGTCATGCGCCGTCGCATTGATGTACGCTGGCGCCTCCAGGAGGAAGAATTCGCCGTCCTGGCGGATACCCAGCGCCGCATTGTGGCTTCCGCCCTTCGTTTCCTCAAGCCTGGCGGTTCCCTGGTTTACAGCACCTGCAGCATTGATCCGGATGAAAATCAGTCCGTCATCAAAGCCATCCTGGAGGCTCATCCAGATATGGAATTGATCGAAAGCCGCCTCATCTTCCCGCCCAAAGAGCAGACGGATGGAGCCTTCGCCGCACGCTTGGTCAAGAAGGCATGAGCGAGGCCGTCCAGACCCAGCGGGCCGATAAATGGCTGCACCACGTGCGCGTCTTTAAAACCCGCAGTCTGGCCACCCAGGCCTGTACGAAAGGCAACGTCACCCTCGATGACCAGCCTGTAAAACCCGCGCGCGATTTGCGGGCAGGGGACGTCATTGAGGTGGTGCGTGGAGACCTGCGCCTGCGCTTGCGGGTGACCGCCTTTGCCCCACGCCGACTCAGTGCCCCGCAGGTATCGGAATTCTACGAAAACCTCACCCCCCAGGAGTGGATCGAAAAAGCTGCCGAGCTCCGCCGTCAAAAGGAGCTCGAAACCCCTCACGAGCACGAAATGGTGACCAAGCCTAACAAACAGCAGCTTCGCCAGTTGCGTGAATGGCAGGAGCAGAATCATTCCATGTAGCCGAGCACTGCCTGGCCCGAATTCACGGGGCTGAAGACAAAGAATAGACGGGGCGGAAACAGGGAAGGGGAGCTGCAATCCCCGGTTGCCCCTGGTCCATGAGGTGCTAAGAAGGAAGTGCCCTATGCCGCGTTTTTTCCGCCCTCTCCCTCTTTCAAAATGCGTCTCTGCCATGCTCTCCCTCGGGAGCATCTGGTTGGTTTTTGCCCCGGCTACCGCCTCTGCACAATCCGCAGTCCTGGCGGCAGATAGCTTCAACCGTAAGATTCACGTGGCCAATCAGGCCAATGAGAAGCGCCCCGTAGGCGGCCTAGCCAAAATCGCCACCGCCATGGTCACGCTCGATTGGGCGGAGGCCTCCAAAGCCGGCGTCAATATCCTCGCCACCGTCCCTGCCTATGCGCCGCAGGTCGCCGGTAGCAATACCCTCGGCCTCCAGCCAGGGGACCGCCTCACCCTGCGCGACCTCATTTATGCCACCCTCATGACGGCAGATGACATCGCCGCCATCACCCTGGGGGACTTCGTCGGGCGCGATCACCTTCAGCGGCTTCAGCGTGGCGGCGATCCGCTCAATGAATTTGTCCGTCAGATGAATCAGCTCGCTGCCCGCGAAGGTGCAAGCAATACCCGGTTCACCAATCCTCACGGGTTTGAGAATACCCGCACCATGCCCTATTCCACCGCAGCGGACATGACCCGCCTGGGGCTTTATGCCATCTCACGTCCGGCCCTGCGTTTTTATACCAACCAGCGCTCCCGTGAAGTCACCGTTTACCGTGCCACCGGCCAGCTTAGCCTGCCGTTAAACAACACCAATGAACTGCTCGGCGTATCCAGCATCGACGGCATCAAATACACCTCTACTCCCCGTTCCGGTGGCTGCATCGTCGTCACCGCAGAGCGCCCCGCTTCCGTCACCAAGCAGCCGGATGGATCCAGTCTCATCTATCGTCACCGCATGGTCGTCACCGTCATAGGTTCTTCCAACCCCGCTGCTGAAGCCCACGCGCTGCTTCAGCAAAGC
Coding sequences:
- a CDS encoding Gfo/Idh/MocA family protein, which translates into the protein MKRWRIAGINFEHFHMGDLLRQVFEHPLADIVGICDEQPQRMVEAARQFGLHDGQVFTDFRSCLEFTRPDIVIMCPAASKHGEWVHKVAPFGTHIMIEKPFAASLAEADAMVTAMKPHGKVLAVNWPLVWDAGQQTAHRLVQEGLIGQIVEFHHHGGNRGPLFHGADKADHIPTAAEKAESWFYSQAQGGGSLLDYMGYGTTLGSWHMSGQVPLEVTCTWDHPSGLEVDEHSVTVIRYATGLSKTETRWGTFTDPWTHQPQPKCGFVLRGTDGTLSCYDYEKTLWVQTRTRPEGYAVPVDVIASPNRNPVEHLIHSLETGTPLIGPLTLQISRLGQQIVDTAFQSAQQKRTLSLLG
- the lpxA gene encoding acyl-ACP--UDP-N-acetylglucosamine O-acyltransferase; translation: MIHPTALIHPSAQIDSTAEIGPYVIVDGPAEIGPGCRLEAHSQIVGQVKMGAGTVIGRAAIIGGDPQDLGFKTETESGVILGEANVIREHVTIHRGSKPGSFTRIGDGNFIMASAHLAHDVVLGNKNILANACLLAGHITVGSHTFIGGGAVFHQFIRIGDYCVIQGNGGFGKDIPHFCAAHRINRLMGLNVIGLRRQGFSSEQRASIKQMFHLLFSSGRNLSQAVAAAREKEWSEPAQRLLDFVATPSKRGICALQGGREGED
- a CDS encoding LPS-assembly protein LptD, which encodes MTFSRLCVVLGFAALMVAPGVRGQALLDSLTSNLNIEGLETTYDPETGLATANGDVRISYTDVEIRCGTASYNATTGEVIARDNVVIWKAGTTYRGDNIIYNANSGELSGDAVRSAMPMDMGNFFYETTKFETETKLIQKVEGEDTYFTTHDVQNPNFRLRARKLTIYPGNRIVMRNVTVLAGNTPVFYFPYISQPLEDEVGYRFTPGFQSRWGAFLLAQYGVIHGDHTLAKYRLDLRSARGVGVGADFLSLRHKENRNNFGNLKLYYLKDSDPDKNRTGVARGPVGEDRYRINFQHRIYLPGPEKSTWYLDFDINKVSDAHFYEDFYFNDFRETPEPENQISLVHNNPAYLATLMARFQANDFYTVGTKLPELAIDWTRRQLWHTGIYHQGTFSAGILKDELGDEQERDFAGLITEGRGGVLSADSTRRYQDILGLGTGSVLGAGDIARGVDLFSAQLEGAGFARVHTYQELLYPKTLFGWLNVVPRVGGGVTHYSDIDGASPELSSETKTLFHAGLDVSFKVTKTWSDYYKPEWGLDGLRHVLQPYLNYSYLDASQATGFRGVDRLSPTTRPRSIDVPLYTAVDDLQSWNIARIGMRNLLQTKRDYTSTKNGTFYSATSEGPQTYTWAGLNTYVDVFLKDPEFDRNFSNLYNELFFRPVPWVNFWMDWQMPLESGEGSFTELNQGVTFMPGRNMQLTLGHQYVSDSPYFADSSLVFSRIYARLTDNWGFSMNHIFEMDDGTMEFQSYSVSRDLSSWVASVGAMVRDNRNGLSDYGILFSLTLKDFPQLSMPLDIDPNPSGRGGNQ
- a CDS encoding UDP-glucose dehydrogenase family protein, whose amino-acid sequence is MKLTIIGSGYVGLTTGACFAEVGHQVLCVDNDEAKVKSLQAGEIPIFEPGLESLVRKNVAARRLQFTTSTEEGVDHGEVLFIAVPTPPQADGSVDLSFIEKVAREIAQYLSSYRVIVDKSTVPVKTGERVASTIRRHAKPGAEFDVVSNPEFLREGCAVADLMRPDRIVIGGNSDRALALMQKIYEPFVAPVLVTDINSAELIKHAANSFLALKISYINALAEICEVSGADVLKVAEGIGADKRIGRGFLNAGLGYGGSCFPKDVSAFIAIAEQLGLPFDLLKEVQKINIRQVDRFLDAIREALWVLKDKKIAVWGLSFKPNTDDVRSSVAVNLVERLVAEGALVSAYDPQAMPKAAELPMASKIRFASSALDAAADAEVLIIATEWPEFASADLASLRSTMRTPLIFDGRNLLDPVAVRDFGFQYRGIGRGIVAERG